One Tepidisphaeraceae bacterium DNA segment encodes these proteins:
- a CDS encoding phospholipase D-like domain-containing protein: MPTAEEANPDTTWQAATALPVADCAGPHDGEAGTSSGVNIRPGSDDDGWIVPEPVELADGSHVRLYKDGEALHAGLNAIRQAKRRICLQSYIFADDETGHTFADLLCQRAQLGVKVFVIFDSFGSLTPAVLWREKPAMFDRMRRAGVRVHEFHPFRPWEGNSSWRPLNRDHRKVLICDDDVAGMGGLNVGQEYAGSWVIKSKTKCDPWRDNAIGVRGPAVRQLLHAFARAWNYGVHGGPIRRAEYRCNLREGDFGVLASVPTIHSPLRPFFVDLLTNARTSIDMTMAYFAPDDDLVGALLKAAKRGARVRLMLPSRSDVKALIIAARSFYERLMDAGIEIYERQGVVLHAKTMCVDGYTSIVGSANLDTRSIEFNLELSAIIRNAEFGQQMRDLFDNDVRYAHRIDPDVWRSRPYRDRMIQWMVSRARYLL, translated from the coding sequence ATGCCGACCGCGGAAGAGGCAAATCCCGACACCACCTGGCAAGCCGCCACGGCGTTGCCCGTGGCCGACTGCGCCGGGCCGCACGATGGCGAGGCGGGCACCAGTTCGGGCGTCAACATTCGGCCGGGCAGCGACGACGACGGGTGGATCGTGCCCGAACCGGTCGAGCTGGCCGACGGATCGCACGTCCGACTGTACAAGGACGGCGAGGCGCTGCACGCGGGCCTGAACGCCATCCGCCAGGCGAAGCGCCGCATCTGCCTGCAGTCGTACATCTTTGCCGACGACGAGACGGGCCACACGTTCGCCGATTTGCTCTGCCAGCGCGCCCAGCTGGGGGTGAAGGTCTTCGTCATCTTCGACTCGTTCGGCTCGCTGACGCCCGCGGTGCTATGGCGGGAAAAGCCGGCGATGTTCGACCGTATGCGCCGCGCCGGCGTGCGCGTTCACGAGTTCCACCCGTTCCGCCCGTGGGAGGGCAACTCGAGCTGGCGGCCGTTGAACCGCGACCATCGCAAGGTGCTCATCTGCGACGACGACGTCGCCGGCATGGGCGGGCTGAACGTCGGCCAGGAGTATGCCGGGTCTTGGGTGATCAAGAGCAAGACCAAGTGCGACCCGTGGCGCGACAACGCGATCGGCGTGCGCGGGCCGGCGGTGCGGCAACTGCTGCACGCCTTCGCGCGGGCCTGGAACTACGGTGTGCACGGCGGGCCGATCCGCCGGGCGGAATACCGCTGCAACCTGCGCGAGGGTGACTTCGGTGTGCTGGCGAGCGTGCCGACGATCCACAGCCCGCTGCGACCGTTCTTCGTCGACTTGCTGACGAACGCGCGCACGAGCATCGACATGACGATGGCCTACTTCGCGCCCGACGACGACCTGGTCGGCGCGCTGCTGAAGGCCGCCAAGCGCGGCGCGCGGGTGCGACTAATGCTGCCCAGCCGCAGCGACGTGAAGGCGCTGATCATCGCGGCCCGCTCGTTCTACGAGCGCCTGATGGACGCCGGCATCGAGATCTACGAGCGCCAGGGCGTCGTGCTGCACGCCAAGACGATGTGCGTCGACGGCTACACGTCGATCGTCGGCTCGGCGAACCTGGACACGCGCAGCATCGAGTTCAACCTCGAACTGTCGGCCATCATTCGTAACGCCGAGTTCGGCCAGCAGATGCGCGATTTGTTCGACAACGACGTCCGCTACGCCCACCGGATCGACCCCGACGTGTGGCGCTCGCGGCCGTACCGGGATCGGATGATCCAGTGGATGGTCAGCCGGGCGCGATACCTGTTGTGA
- a CDS encoding DNA-binding transcriptional regulator, whose translation MAKASPARLPDAATPSVGRAKRIAVMVNNMGGYSRGVLRGISSFAFTKSWECKVQGVNSWGGLDSPAEFDGWIVQALSPDIAADLHRAGVPVVNISSALGEADMPSVVADDLSVGRTGADYFLRLGFRSFAFYSPVDRQFARLRHKAFSQRLSETNNSNELIATEADLSTALFRLPRPLAVMAATDSAALAVLDQCRAHRVKVPDEVAILGVDNDDLIQSLAFPPLSSINMATDRIGFEAAALLERMLSGERVPPSRMQIPPTGIITRQSTDVLAINDRDVAAAVRYIRDHAAANISVDDVSRSVVISRRQLERRFRAVLGRSVFDEIKRCRIERAKQLLSETELTIPQIATASGFSTASYFTVVFGDEVGNTPGAYRKQVRGR comes from the coding sequence ATGGCCAAAGCCTCGCCAGCACGGTTACCGGACGCCGCGACACCCTCGGTGGGCCGCGCAAAGCGCATTGCCGTCATGGTCAACAACATGGGTGGTTACTCGCGCGGCGTGTTGCGCGGGATCTCCAGCTTTGCCTTCACGAAGTCGTGGGAATGCAAGGTCCAAGGGGTAAACAGCTGGGGCGGGTTGGATTCCCCTGCGGAATTTGACGGTTGGATCGTGCAGGCGTTGTCGCCCGACATTGCGGCCGACCTCCACCGGGCCGGTGTGCCGGTGGTCAACATCTCCAGCGCCCTCGGCGAGGCGGACATGCCCTCCGTGGTCGCCGACGACCTGTCGGTCGGCCGCACCGGGGCCGACTATTTCCTGCGCCTGGGCTTCCGCAGCTTCGCGTTCTACTCGCCGGTCGATCGACAGTTCGCGAGATTGCGACACAAGGCCTTTTCGCAGCGATTATCGGAAACCAACAATAGCAACGAGCTGATCGCGACCGAGGCCGACCTGTCGACCGCGCTGTTCCGCCTGCCGCGCCCCCTGGCCGTAATGGCGGCGACGGACTCGGCGGCGCTGGCGGTGCTCGACCAGTGCCGCGCGCACCGGGTGAAGGTACCCGACGAGGTCGCGATCCTGGGCGTCGACAACGACGACCTCATTCAGAGCCTGGCCTTCCCGCCGCTCTCCAGCATCAATATGGCGACCGACCGCATCGGCTTCGAGGCGGCGGCGCTGCTGGAGCGCATGCTGTCGGGCGAGCGCGTGCCGCCAAGCCGGATGCAGATCCCCCCCACCGGCATCATCACGCGGCAATCGACCGACGTGCTGGCGATCAACGACCGCGACGTCGCCGCCGCCGTGCGATACATCCGGGACCACGCCGCGGCCAATATTTCGGTCGACGATGTGTCGCGCTCGGTCGTCATCTCGCGCCGCCAGCTCGAGCGCCGGTTCCGCGCCGTGCTGGGCCGCAGCGTGTTCGACGAGATCAAGCGATGTCGGATCGAGCGCGCCAAGCAACTGCTGAGCGAGACGGAACTGACGATCCCCCAGATCGCCACCGCCAGCGGGTTCTCGACGGCCAGCTATTTCACCGTGGTGTTCGGGGATGAGGTGGGCAACACGCCGGGGGCATATAGGAAGCAGGTAAGGGGGCGGTGA
- a CDS encoding UDP-glucuronic acid decarboxylase family protein has translation MRILISGAAGFLASHLTDLLLGQGHEVVGMDNFITGKPENIKHLEGNKKYTFIKRDVIDSVAIDGPVDRIYHMASPASPIGYVKHQIATLKVNSEGTWKLLELAEQKKGRFLMASTSECYGDPAVHPQPESYWGNVNPIGMRSMYDEAKRFSEACTMAYHRERGVATRLIRIFNTYGPRMDPYDGRVVISFIRQALNNEPLTVFGDGMQTRSLCYVSDLVRGINLTMESDFVEPINLGNPNELTILDIAKEILALIPESTSKIIHQAMPPDDPKVRKPDISRAKAILGWEPVVTRTEGLGKMIEFYRDTLAKKPHVAA, from the coding sequence ATGCGAATTCTTATCTCCGGTGCGGCTGGCTTCCTGGCGTCCCATCTGACCGACCTCCTGCTTGGGCAGGGACACGAGGTCGTCGGCATGGATAACTTCATCACGGGCAAGCCCGAGAACATCAAGCACCTCGAAGGCAACAAGAAGTACACGTTCATCAAGCGCGACGTGATCGACTCTGTCGCCATCGACGGCCCCGTCGACCGCATCTACCACATGGCCAGCCCGGCCAGCCCGATCGGCTACGTGAAGCACCAGATCGCCACGCTGAAGGTCAACAGCGAGGGCACCTGGAAGCTGTTGGAACTGGCCGAGCAGAAGAAGGGTCGCTTCCTCATGGCCAGCACGTCCGAGTGCTACGGTGACCCGGCCGTCCACCCGCAGCCCGAGAGCTACTGGGGCAACGTGAACCCGATCGGCATGCGCAGCATGTACGACGAGGCCAAGCGTTTCAGCGAGGCCTGCACGATGGCCTACCACCGCGAGCGCGGCGTGGCCACCCGGCTCATCCGCATCTTCAACACCTACGGCCCGCGCATGGACCCCTACGACGGCCGCGTGGTCATCAGCTTCATCCGTCAGGCGCTGAACAACGAGCCGCTCACCGTGTTCGGCGATGGCATGCAGACGCGCAGCCTTTGCTACGTCTCTGACCTCGTCCGCGGCATCAACCTGACGATGGAGAGCGACTTCGTCGAGCCGATCAACCTCGGCAACCCGAACGAGCTGACGATCCTGGATATCGCCAAGGAGATCTTGGCGCTGATCCCCGAAAGCACGAGCAAGATCATTCACCAGGCGATGCCGCCCGATGATCCGAAGGTCCGCAAGCCCGACATCAGCCGCGCCAAGGCGATCCTCGGCTGGGAACCGGTGGTCACCCGCACCGAAGGTCTCGGCAAGATGATCGAGTTCTACCGCGACACCCTCGCGAAGAAGCCCCACGTGGCGGCGTAA
- a CDS encoding HNH endonuclease, translating to MNLESSHPFGASPLANVVSALNANVLVLNKHYQAIRVINVRRAFAMLCKDLAEVVHIDTDAAGQSRWTNMDFTEWTELSQLKAEFEPEEYDWIHTVRLQIAVPRIIRLVGYDKLPRQDVKFNRRNIYARDGSKCQYCGKKFSTTELSLDHVKPKSQGGKASWDNIVCCCVKCNVKKGGRTPEQAKMHLITKPIKPKRSPVISIRLADARYSSWKTFLDNAYWTVELK from the coding sequence ATGAACCTGGAATCAAGCCACCCCTTCGGTGCCAGTCCACTGGCAAACGTAGTCTCCGCGTTAAACGCGAACGTGCTGGTGCTGAACAAGCACTACCAGGCGATCCGCGTCATCAACGTCCGCCGCGCGTTCGCGATGTTGTGCAAGGACCTGGCCGAGGTCGTCCATATCGACACCGACGCCGCCGGGCAATCGCGCTGGACGAACATGGACTTTACGGAGTGGACCGAGCTCAGCCAGTTGAAGGCCGAGTTTGAGCCCGAGGAGTACGATTGGATCCACACCGTGCGGCTCCAGATCGCGGTGCCGCGCATCATCCGGCTGGTGGGTTACGATAAGCTGCCCCGCCAGGACGTGAAGTTCAACCGCCGAAACATCTACGCGCGCGACGGCAGCAAGTGCCAGTACTGCGGTAAGAAGTTCAGCACCACCGAACTGTCGCTGGACCACGTGAAGCCCAAAAGCCAGGGCGGCAAGGCCAGCTGGGACAACATCGTCTGCTGCTGCGTGAAGTGCAACGTGAAGAAAGGCGGCCGCACGCCCGAGCAGGCGAAGATGCACCTGATCACCAAGCCGATCAAGCCGAAACGCAGCCCGGTCATCAGCATCCGGTTGGCCGACGCGCGGTATTCCAGTTGGAAGACGTTCCTGGACAACGCCTACTGGACCGTCGAGCTGAAGTGA
- a CDS encoding protein-disulfide reductase DsbD domain-containing protein, which produces MMRFIAILALFTTITLGTAHAASPKAKHVQADLLADVSNIAPGKPFTVGVRLKMTPHWHTYWLNPGDSGQPVKVNWNLPEGFTAGDLRFPVPTRFMQPGDIVGYGYEDEVMLLATLTPPGNLSTGSPVPLTANVSWLVCKDVCIPGRATVALSLPVAATGGSAPPAHESLFQEWAARVPTAPAEVLVDGKIASVRKQANDQYVVELRWTKPVQNVEWFAPPTGDVEFSEAKVEHNGDSSTVTFTARPFSSDTPTDFKSLVATVAYVGQDGNRRGIDVPLAALAEAK; this is translated from the coding sequence ATGATGCGATTCATCGCCATCCTTGCCCTGTTCACCACCATCACGCTGGGCACCGCCCACGCCGCGTCGCCCAAGGCCAAGCACGTGCAGGCCGACCTGCTGGCCGACGTCTCGAACATTGCGCCCGGCAAGCCGTTCACGGTGGGCGTGCGGTTGAAGATGACGCCGCACTGGCATACTTACTGGCTGAACCCGGGCGATTCCGGCCAGCCCGTCAAAGTGAATTGGAACCTGCCCGAGGGGTTTACTGCGGGCGATTTGCGCTTTCCGGTGCCCACGCGGTTCATGCAGCCGGGCGACATCGTCGGATATGGATACGAAGACGAGGTGATGCTGCTGGCGACCCTCACGCCCCCGGGCAACCTATCGACCGGCTCGCCCGTACCGCTGACCGCGAACGTGTCGTGGCTGGTCTGCAAGGACGTCTGCATCCCCGGCCGGGCCACCGTCGCGCTGAGCTTGCCCGTGGCGGCTACTGGTGGATCCGCCCCGCCGGCCCATGAATCGCTGTTCCAGGAATGGGCCGCCCGGGTGCCCACGGCACCGGCCGAGGTGCTGGTGGACGGCAAGATCGCGTCGGTTCGAAAGCAAGCGAACGACCAGTACGTTGTGGAACTGCGCTGGACCAAGCCCGTGCAGAACGTCGAGTGGTTTGCCCCACCGACCGGCGACGTCGAGTTCAGCGAGGCGAAGGTCGAACACAACGGCGATTCGTCGACCGTCACGTTTACCGCTCGGCCGTTCAGCAGCGATACCCCTACAGATTTCAAATCCCTCGTGGCGACGGTCGCCTACGTGGGCCAAGACGGTAATCGCCGCGGCATCGATGTGCCGCTGGCAGCCCTGGCAGAGGCAAAATAG
- a CDS encoding thioredoxin family protein: protein MRSVNLFVAALMMVGFVANFAKADVKVGDMAPSFTLEDQNGKTHSLSDYAGKVVVLEWFNDECPYVQKHYKEGHMNALAKQYEGKEVVWLAVNSSNFTANDKNKSIAEKWSIDRPILNDASGATGKAYGAKTTPDMFVIGTDGKVLYKGAIDNNSDSETSSIASAENHVAKALDEVLADKPVTKAETKPYGCSVKYAK, encoded by the coding sequence ATGCGTAGCGTAAATTTGTTCGTGGCGGCATTGATGATGGTTGGTTTCGTGGCGAACTTCGCCAAGGCGGACGTGAAGGTCGGCGATATGGCGCCGTCGTTCACGCTGGAAGACCAGAACGGCAAGACCCACTCGCTGAGCGACTACGCCGGCAAGGTCGTGGTGCTGGAATGGTTCAACGACGAGTGCCCGTACGTGCAGAAGCACTACAAGGAAGGGCACATGAACGCCCTGGCCAAGCAGTACGAAGGCAAGGAAGTCGTGTGGCTGGCGGTGAACTCGTCGAACTTCACGGCCAACGACAAGAACAAGTCGATCGCCGAGAAGTGGTCGATCGACCGTCCGATCCTGAACGACGCCAGCGGCGCCACCGGTAAGGCCTACGGCGCCAAGACGACCCCTGACATGTTCGTCATCGGCACCGACGGCAAGGTGCTGTACAAGGGCGCCATCGACAACAACAGCGACAGCGAGACGAGCAGCATCGCCTCGGCCGAGAACCACGTCGCCAAGGCCCTGGACGAAGTGCTGGCCGACAAGCCAGTCACCAAGGCCGAAACCAAGCCTTACGGCTGCAGCGTGAAGTACGCCAAGTAA
- a CDS encoding HAD family hydrolase — translation MKRPAIFFDRDNTLIACDAYLGDPAKVVLVDGAAAAVARTRQLGYAAIVVSNQSGVARGMFDEDAVHAVNARLDELLLGSHPGAVIDRHAFCPYHPDGTVEEYRHDSQLRKPKPGMILEAARTLALDLSRSWVVGDAPRDIEAGIAAGCRTVLFSAPGLSKSPAAEQEMTVRPEHIATTLKEAIEYIERHPTLPADTSHPADHDAPAVDHERSFPPPSQPAAGSPSPAIRMLAQPMVTGSGKPTAALPAAATSGQVSTATPPASSAKLELLAEQILHELKRQREQPDHDFSVPKLLAGIVQILALGALLYAYLNPDQRVDALLAAIALQLLTATLLLMSRR, via the coding sequence ATGAAGCGTCCCGCCATCTTCTTCGATCGAGACAACACGCTGATCGCCTGCGACGCGTACCTTGGCGACCCCGCGAAGGTCGTGCTGGTCGACGGCGCCGCCGCCGCGGTGGCGCGGACGCGGCAACTGGGGTACGCGGCGATCGTCGTCAGCAACCAGAGCGGTGTGGCGCGCGGCATGTTCGACGAGGACGCCGTCCACGCCGTCAACGCACGGCTGGATGAACTGCTGCTGGGCAGCCACCCCGGCGCGGTCATCGATCGCCACGCCTTCTGCCCGTATCACCCCGACGGCACTGTTGAGGAATATCGCCACGACAGCCAGTTGCGCAAGCCCAAGCCCGGCATGATCCTGGAGGCCGCCCGCACGCTGGCCTTGGACCTTTCCCGCAGTTGGGTGGTCGGCGACGCCCCGCGCGATATCGAGGCCGGCATTGCGGCCGGTTGCCGCACGGTGCTGTTCAGCGCGCCGGGCCTGTCCAAGTCCCCCGCGGCCGAGCAGGAGATGACCGTTCGGCCGGAACACATCGCGACCACGCTGAAGGAGGCGATCGAGTACATCGAGCGCCACCCCACCCTGCCCGCCGACACATCGCACCCGGCCGACCACGATGCCCCCGCGGTCGACCACGAACGCAGCTTCCCCCCACCGTCACAACCGGCCGCGGGCTCACCGTCACCGGCGATCCGCATGCTCGCCCAACCCATGGTCACCGGCTCCGGCAAACCCACCGCTGCGCTACCCGCAGCCGCCACTTCGGGGCAAGTGTCGACCGCGACGCCCCCCGCCAGCTCGGCGAAGCTGGAACTGCTGGCCGAGCAGATATTGCATGAACTGAAGCGCCAGCGGGAACAGCCCGACCACGACTTCTCCGTCCCCAAGCTACTGGCCGGCATCGTCCAGATCCTGGCGCTGGGCGCGCTGCTCTACGCCTACCTGAACCCCGACCAACGCGTCGACGCCTTGCTCGCCGCCATCGCTTTGCAACTGCTCACCGCCACGCTGCTGCTGATGTCGCGGCGGTAG
- a CDS encoding tRNA (cytidine(34)-2'-O)-methyltransferase has translation MSKASSILPPHSTKVALLRPQIAPNTGNIARMCVATGTELHLVRPLGFILSDKQLKRSAMDYWPRLKLTVHDDAAAFLAAVGDGRMWLFTTKADRGLWQADFRDGDWLVFGSETHGIDDDVLSRFPDQTLRIPQAAGERCLNLSTAAGIGLYEALRATQAQR, from the coding sequence ATGTCGAAAGCTTCTTCAATCCTCCCGCCCCACTCGACCAAGGTCGCGCTCCTGCGGCCCCAGATCGCCCCGAACACCGGCAACATCGCCCGCATGTGCGTGGCCACGGGCACGGAACTGCACCTCGTGCGGCCGTTGGGGTTCATCCTGTCGGACAAGCAGTTGAAGCGCAGCGCGATGGACTACTGGCCACGCCTGAAGCTCACCGTCCACGACGACGCCGCGGCGTTCCTGGCCGCGGTGGGTGACGGGCGGATGTGGCTGTTCACCACCAAGGCCGACCGCGGCCTCTGGCAAGCGGACTTTCGCGACGGCGACTGGCTCGTCTTCGGCAGCGAGACGCACGGCATCGACGATGACGTCTTATCGCGCTTTCCCGATCAGACGCTCCGCATTCCACAAGCCGCGGGAGAACGCTGCCTGAACCTCTCGACCGCTGCGGGGATCGGGTTGTACGAGGCGCTGCGCGCGACGCAGGCTCAACGCTAA
- a CDS encoding metallophosphoesterase: MTAASGPHRHRITPSALRTPHSAIRNPPPPSPLPALALSFPRMRWIIGDIHGMLRPLEALLSAIARQDAHAQLFFTGDYVNRGPASCGVIDRLLSLRGARFIRGNHDDIFQLILTGQCFADNDATNDPSLAVRWFLEFGLAETLTSYGIDAPELREIRRDPAAGLARIRNAVPDRHKAFIQNLPPVIEQDDFFIAHAYWYPNDLTPEAPLPPRLTTNARARRDVVWTRFAERQITDDKTWSRTGYFGHTPTPFYHNLLLQPFHPIRGPHVTLVDTAAATDPRGRLTAFCHETEKFIQADREGAIVYQGG; encoded by the coding sequence ATGACAGCTGCAAGCGGCCCACACCGGCATCGCATCACACCATCCGCACTCCGCACGCCCCATTCCGCAATCCGCAATCCCCCTCCACCTTCCCCCCTTCCCGCTCTTGCTCTATCTTTCCCACGGATGCGTTGGATCATCGGTGACATACACGGCATGCTGCGACCGCTCGAGGCGCTGCTGAGCGCGATCGCGCGGCAGGATGCGCACGCGCAGCTGTTCTTCACCGGCGACTACGTCAACCGCGGGCCGGCCAGTTGCGGGGTGATCGATCGGCTGCTGTCGCTGCGGGGCGCGCGGTTCATCCGTGGCAATCACGACGACATCTTCCAGCTCATCCTGACCGGCCAATGCTTCGCCGACAACGATGCCACGAACGACCCATCGCTGGCGGTGCGGTGGTTTCTGGAGTTCGGCCTGGCCGAGACGCTGACCAGCTACGGCATCGACGCGCCGGAGCTGCGCGAGATTCGCCGCGACCCCGCCGCCGGCCTGGCGCGCATCCGCAATGCGGTGCCGGACCGGCACAAGGCGTTCATCCAGAACTTGCCGCCGGTGATCGAACAGGACGACTTCTTCATCGCCCACGCTTACTGGTACCCGAACGACCTGACGCCCGAGGCGCCGCTGCCCCCCCGGCTGACCACCAACGCGCGGGCCCGCCGCGACGTCGTCTGGACGCGCTTCGCCGAGCGGCAGATTACCGACGACAAGACGTGGTCGCGCACCGGCTACTTCGGCCACACGCCGACGCCGTTCTATCACAACCTGCTGCTGCAACCGTTCCACCCGATCCGCGGCCCCCACGTCACCCTGGTCGACACCGCCGCCGCCACCGACCCGCGGGGAAGACTGACGGCGTTCTGCCACGAGACGGAGAAGTTCATTCAGGCGGATCGGGAAGGGGCGATTGTGTATCAGGGCGGGTGA
- the nuoH gene encoding NADH-quinone oxidoreductase subunit NuoH has product MVWPSFQLALADGIVHRLVFDSLDLPNTLMTRTVFGVAVAMFVFVPSILLIAVLGIWWERKVAGRIQSRPGPNRVGPIGILQSFADGIKLITKEDLRPAGADAVLFKIAPYLAFIPVFAVFLALPFGPDMTFEPRLSAGVFWILAMMAIEVIGVILAGWSSNNKWSLYGAMREACQIVSYEVPLGLSIIVGVMAAGTLNMVQLGHLQGGGIHTWLVFQNPFAMGAFVVYFIASLASNKRAPFDLPESDSELVAGYHTEYSGMRFAFFFFAEYAAMFVVAGIQVGLFLGGWHDPLGLIGYFDAAWRPAWQANPTLASAWPLLLLNVVGVGIFVGKCILLVFVQMWLRWTLPRPRIDQVLYTCIKVLLPLTCVLLLGTALWQLLIAPMPGVPWRDFNPYLPRDWSVAGSLGAFVAQMILANLGGAVIGTIVFWIVHARGLDPGRRHKKRLTDPAPIPVP; this is encoded by the coding sequence ATGGTGTGGCCGTCCTTCCAACTTGCGCTCGCGGACGGCATCGTGCACCGGTTGGTCTTCGACTCGCTCGACCTGCCCAACACGCTGATGACGCGCACGGTCTTCGGCGTCGCGGTGGCGATGTTCGTCTTCGTGCCGAGCATCCTGTTGATCGCGGTGCTGGGCATCTGGTGGGAACGCAAGGTGGCCGGGCGCATCCAGAGCCGGCCGGGGCCGAACCGGGTGGGGCCGATCGGCATCCTGCAGAGCTTCGCCGACGGCATCAAGCTGATCACCAAAGAAGACCTGCGGCCGGCCGGGGCGGATGCCGTCCTGTTCAAGATCGCGCCGTACCTGGCGTTCATCCCCGTCTTCGCCGTCTTCCTCGCGCTGCCGTTCGGGCCGGACATGACCTTCGAACCGCGGCTGAGCGCGGGGGTGTTCTGGATTTTGGCGATGATGGCGATCGAGGTGATCGGCGTGATCCTGGCGGGGTGGTCGAGCAACAACAAGTGGAGCCTGTACGGCGCGATGCGCGAGGCGTGCCAGATCGTGAGCTATGAGGTGCCGCTGGGGTTGTCGATCATCGTGGGTGTGATGGCGGCCGGCACGCTGAACATGGTGCAGCTGGGGCATTTGCAGGGCGGCGGCATTCACACCTGGCTGGTGTTTCAGAACCCGTTCGCCATGGGGGCCTTCGTCGTCTACTTCATCGCGTCGCTGGCGTCGAACAAGCGGGCGCCGTTCGATTTGCCGGAAAGCGACTCGGAGCTGGTGGCGGGGTATCACACGGAATACTCGGGGATGCGGTTCGCGTTCTTCTTCTTCGCCGAGTACGCGGCCATGTTCGTGGTGGCCGGGATTCAGGTGGGGCTGTTCCTGGGCGGCTGGCACGACCCGCTGGGGCTCATCGGCTACTTCGACGCCGCCTGGCGCCCTGCGTGGCAGGCGAACCCGACGCTCGCCAGTGCGTGGCCATTGCTGTTGTTGAACGTGGTGGGGGTGGGCATCTTCGTCGGCAAGTGCATCCTGCTGGTCTTCGTGCAGATGTGGCTAAGGTGGACGCTGCCCCGGCCGCGGATCGATCAGGTGCTGTACACGTGCATCAAGGTGCTGTTGCCGCTAACGTGCGTGCTGTTGCTGGGCACGGCGTTGTGGCAGTTGCTGATCGCGCCGATGCCGGGCGTGCCGTGGCGCGACTTCAACCCCTACCTGCCGCGCGACTGGTCGGTCGCCGGCTCGCTGGGGGCGTTCGTGGCGCAGATGATCCTGGCCAACCTGGGTGGGGCGGTCATCGGCACGATCGTCTTCTGGATCGTCCACGCCCGCGGGCTGGACCCTGGCCGTCGACATAAGAAGCGCCTGACCGACCCCGCGCCGATCCCGGTTCCGTAG
- a CDS encoding NADH-quinone oxidoreductase subunit J yields the protein MLPIALDILAQANAPAAQPAGSLAGAALFYAFALFCVGAALTVAFSKNIVRMAVALMFALVGIAGLYFLLNAEFLAAVQLVIYTGGTLILMIFGVMLTSRKAVSRFQPKRGEYVLAILIAAVLLGTLTLAITRWTSANPSPVVAQTEHDPYALSNLGQALLGDYLIPFELASVLLLTVMIGAAYLARGRRETS from the coding sequence ATGCTGCCGATCGCCCTCGACATCCTCGCCCAAGCCAACGCCCCCGCGGCCCAGCCTGCCGGCTCGCTCGCGGGCGCGGCGTTGTTCTACGCGTTCGCGCTCTTTTGCGTGGGGGCCGCGCTGACGGTGGCGTTCTCGAAGAACATCGTGCGGATGGCGGTGGCGCTGATGTTCGCTCTGGTGGGGATCGCCGGCCTGTACTTCCTGCTGAACGCCGAGTTCCTGGCAGCGGTGCAGCTGGTCATCTACACCGGTGGCACGCTGATTTTGATGATCTTCGGCGTGATGCTGACCAGCCGCAAGGCCGTCAGCCGCTTCCAACCGAAGCGCGGCGAGTACGTGCTGGCGATCCTGATCGCCGCCGTGCTGCTTGGCACGCTGACGCTCGCCATCACGCGATGGACGAGCGCCAATCCGTCGCCGGTGGTCGCGCAGACCGAACACGATCCTTACGCGCTGTCGAACCTGGGCCAGGCGTTGCTGGGCGACTACCTGATACCGTTCGAACTGGCGAGCGTGCTGCTGCTGACCGTGATGATCGGCGCCGCGTATCTGGCAAGAGGGAGGCGGGAGACGAGTTGA
- the nuoK gene encoding NADH-quinone oxidoreductase subunit NuoK, which produces MLTITLTHYLVLAATIFAAGVLTIMLKRNAIGILMGVELVLNAANINLVAFNYFQHPGTPAQPLLTGQIFAIFIIVIAAAEAAVALAIFLNFYNNFATVDVERATEMRG; this is translated from the coding sequence ATGCTGACCATCACCCTCACCCATTACCTCGTGCTCGCCGCGACCATCTTCGCGGCCGGGGTGCTCACGATCATGCTGAAGCGCAACGCGATCGGCATCCTAATGGGCGTGGAACTGGTCTTGAACGCGGCCAACATCAACCTGGTGGCGTTCAACTACTTTCAACATCCCGGCACGCCGGCGCAACCGCTGCTGACCGGCCAGATCTTCGCGATCTTCATCATCGTCATCGCCGCCGCCGAGGCCGCGGTGGCGCTGGCGATCTTCCTGAACTTCTACAACAACTTCGCGACGGTCGACGTCGAACGCGCGACGGAGATGAGAGGATGA